Proteins co-encoded in one Blastocatellia bacterium genomic window:
- a CDS encoding HlyD family secretion protein, with product MARAIDEINDTRIAEADERYAAVPEIGDDELEALMRDEPAPARTKPADAKQKTPIYKRARVMILAAIVLLIGLTFGVRHFVYASAHETTDDAFIEGHVVQISPKVTGHIARVYVADNQHVKKGDLLAEIDPRDYQSRLAQAKATELAAQSKAQAASINVSVTSTTTGAGVEQASSSVQTAKSNVENMRAAVEATRGRLEQAQAQVGTAQANAESAHAQASAAEAEATRANAEAQRYATLYKQDVISRQQYDNAVAAARTATASLESARKRAAAAAAQVGEARAAAQAAQGAMQQAQAQVGVARSQVGEAAGRLAAANAAPQQVAASRAQVATASADIEQARAAVEQAELNLSYTKIYAPEDGTVTKKAVEEGTFVQVGQALMAIVPDEVWVVANFKETQLNAIRPGQPVEIKVDAYPSKTFRGHVDSIQTGTGARFSMLPPENATGNFVKVVQRVPVKIVFDEQPDPEHPIGPGMSVEPEVKVK from the coding sequence ATGGCAAGGGCTATTGACGAGATCAATGATACCAGGATAGCTGAAGCGGACGAGCGTTACGCCGCCGTGCCGGAGATCGGCGATGATGAGCTGGAGGCGCTGATGCGCGACGAGCCGGCGCCGGCGCGCACGAAACCCGCGGATGCAAAGCAGAAGACGCCAATCTACAAGCGGGCGCGCGTGATGATTCTTGCGGCCATCGTGTTGTTGATTGGACTCACTTTCGGCGTGCGCCATTTCGTTTATGCCAGCGCCCACGAAACCACGGACGACGCCTTTATCGAAGGCCACGTCGTGCAGATCAGTCCGAAAGTAACCGGCCACATCGCCAGGGTCTACGTCGCGGACAACCAGCACGTCAAGAAGGGCGACCTGCTGGCCGAGATTGATCCGCGCGATTACCAGTCGCGACTGGCGCAGGCGAAAGCGACCGAGCTTGCCGCGCAATCGAAAGCGCAGGCCGCCTCGATTAACGTCAGCGTGACCAGCACGACCACCGGCGCGGGCGTCGAGCAGGCTTCGTCGAGCGTGCAGACAGCAAAGTCGAACGTTGAAAATATGCGCGCCGCTGTCGAGGCGACGCGCGGCAGATTGGAACAGGCACAAGCGCAGGTGGGCACGGCTCAGGCGAATGCCGAATCGGCGCACGCTCAGGCCAGCGCCGCCGAAGCCGAGGCAACACGCGCCAACGCCGAAGCGCAACGCTACGCCACGCTCTATAAACAGGATGTGATTTCGCGCCAGCAGTACGACAACGCGGTGGCCGCGGCGCGCACCGCGACGGCTTCGCTTGAGTCGGCGCGCAAGCGGGCTGCCGCCGCCGCCGCGCAAGTCGGTGAAGCGCGCGCCGCCGCGCAGGCCGCGCAAGGTGCGATGCAGCAAGCGCAGGCGCAAGTCGGCGTCGCCCGGTCGCAGGTCGGCGAAGCCGCGGGCCGCTTGGCTGCCGCTAACGCCGCGCCGCAGCAGGTCGCCGCGAGCCGCGCACAGGTCGCAACCGCCAGCGCCGACATTGAGCAGGCGCGGGCGGCGGTCGAACAGGCCGAGCTGAATCTGTCCTATACAAAAATCTACGCGCCCGAAGACGGCACGGTAACCAAGAAGGCCGTCGAAGAAGGCACGTTTGTGCAAGTGGGTCAGGCGTTGATGGCCATCGTGCCCGATGAAGTGTGGGTGGTCGCCAACTTCAAAGAGACGCAGCTGAACGCCATCCGGCCCGGTCAGCCGGTAGAGATCAAAGTGGACGCTTATCCGAGCAAGACCTTCCGCGGTCATGTGGATAGCATTCAGACCGGCACCGGCGCGCGCTTCAGCATGCTGCCGCCTGAAAACGCGACCGGCAATTTCGTTAAGGTCGTACAGCGCGTTCCGGTGAAGATCGTCTTTGACGAGCAACCTGACCCGGAACATCCGATTGGCCCCGGCATGTCCGTCGAGCCGGAAGTCAAAGTGAAATGA
- a CDS encoding ABC transporter permease: MPEWRDKIRQRLAGLRLEPTREAEIIEELSQHLDDRYAELRAGGAAADEAYQSALDELSASEILRQELRRVEQQVSREPVVLGASRRNVMEDLLQDLRYALRTLRSRPGFSAAVILVLALGIGATTAIFSVVNAVLLRPLPYPQPDRLMMIFTTAERDGHSSNNGPVFGPDFIEWREQCQSCEQMAAYVGTWPGNLTGGIEPERVRVARVTDGLFATLGVKPILGRTFLPQEAGRPLFGNDSPRAGNTAVILSYSVWQRRFGGDPAVIDRAIRIEGDSCTVVGVMPNGFSFPDEAEVWLPAALSAKRDNAFLRVVARLKPGVTTAQAQTEMATIASRLEQSFPQTNRGMGVNLVPLQTHIVGDVRAALLVFLGAVGFVLLIACANVANLLLARAATRQKEMAIRAALGARRWRIVRQLLTESLVLALAGGGLGLLLATWGLNLLVAAAPQEIPRLNAIAIDAQVLGFTLLVSTLTGIVFGLAPALQSSKPDLSTALKDGGRTTGGALGHRLRNMLVVAEVSMALVLLIGAGLLVKSFMRLRDTSLGFNPDSVLTASITLPEATYPTMTQVKAYYRQALARLTTRKEALAVGMVNALPLGKHGVRIQGDLTVEGEAAERSDISASKLAVGGDYFQAMGIPLLKGRWFDERDTEDSPGVLIVSESLARSLWPDADAIGKRLNIGFRGETWREVIGVAGDVRQDEVGAPPAQAIYQPFLQVADSRRWQLGDMTFVARTVGEAPSFSATLRSELQAVDADLPLYDVAAMPQVIAQKVADPRFYTLLLGSFSTLALLLAAAGIYGVISYTVSQRTHEIGVRMALGAQMRDVARLVVVQGMKLVLASLILGLAGAYALTRVLESFLYQVSVTDAATFALVTLLITLVALAACYLPARRATKIDPLSALRYE; this comes from the coding sequence ATGCCTGAGTGGAGAGACAAGATCAGACAGCGCCTGGCAGGGTTGAGGCTTGAGCCGACGCGCGAGGCCGAGATTATCGAGGAGCTGTCGCAGCACCTCGACGACCGCTACGCCGAGTTGCGCGCCGGTGGCGCGGCTGCCGATGAGGCTTATCAATCGGCGCTCGATGAATTGAGCGCCAGCGAAATCCTTCGACAAGAACTGCGGCGCGTCGAGCAACAGGTGAGCCGCGAGCCGGTGGTGTTGGGAGCAAGCAGGAGGAATGTAATGGAAGACCTGTTACAAGACTTGCGTTACGCGCTGCGGACGCTGCGCAGCCGTCCAGGCTTTAGCGCCGCAGTTATCCTGGTGCTGGCGCTCGGCATCGGCGCGACCACGGCCATCTTCTCAGTCGTCAACGCCGTGCTGCTGCGCCCGCTGCCCTATCCGCAGCCTGATCGTTTGATGATGATCTTCACGACCGCCGAGCGTGATGGGCATAGCTCGAACAATGGCCCGGTCTTCGGCCCTGATTTCATTGAGTGGCGCGAGCAATGTCAAAGCTGCGAGCAGATGGCCGCTTACGTCGGCACCTGGCCCGGCAACCTGACCGGCGGCATCGAGCCTGAGCGCGTGCGTGTGGCGCGGGTCACGGACGGGTTGTTTGCGACGCTCGGCGTCAAGCCGATTCTCGGGCGCACCTTCTTGCCGCAAGAGGCCGGGCGGCCCCTGTTCGGCAACGACAGTCCGCGGGCCGGCAACACGGCGGTGATCCTCAGCTATAGCGTGTGGCAGCGGCGCTTTGGCGGCGACCCCGCGGTGATTGATCGCGCCATCCGCATCGAAGGCGACAGCTGCACAGTGGTCGGCGTGATGCCCAACGGTTTCAGTTTCCCCGATGAAGCCGAAGTGTGGCTGCCGGCTGCGCTCAGCGCCAAACGCGACAACGCCTTCCTGCGCGTCGTCGCGCGCCTCAAACCGGGAGTCACGACCGCGCAAGCCCAGACAGAGATGGCGACCATCGCCAGCCGCCTGGAGCAATCCTTTCCGCAGACCAATCGCGGCATGGGCGTCAACCTCGTGCCTTTGCAAACCCACATCGTCGGTGACGTGCGCGCGGCGCTGCTGGTCTTTCTCGGCGCGGTCGGCTTCGTCTTGTTGATCGCCTGCGCCAACGTCGCCAATTTGTTGCTCGCTCGCGCCGCGACGCGCCAAAAAGAGATGGCGATACGCGCAGCGCTGGGCGCGCGCCGCTGGCGCATCGTGCGGCAGTTGCTTACAGAGAGCCTGGTGCTGGCGCTCGCGGGCGGCGGGCTCGGCTTGCTGCTCGCCACCTGGGGATTAAACCTGCTGGTCGCGGCGGCACCGCAAGAAATCCCGCGTCTCAATGCGATTGCTATTGATGCTCAAGTGCTCGGCTTTACGCTGCTGGTGTCAACGCTGACTGGAATCGTCTTTGGGCTTGCGCCGGCGCTGCAATCATCAAAGCCCGATCTGAGCACGGCGCTCAAAGATGGCGGGCGAACCACGGGCGGCGCGCTCGGCCATCGCTTACGCAACATGCTGGTGGTTGCCGAAGTTTCGATGGCGCTGGTGCTGTTGATCGGCGCGGGGTTGCTGGTGAAAAGTTTCATGCGGCTGCGCGACACCAGCCTCGGCTTCAATCCCGATTCTGTGCTGACCGCCAGCATCACCTTGCCCGAAGCGACCTATCCGACAATGACGCAAGTGAAAGCCTATTACCGGCAGGCGCTCGCTCGTCTCACTACCCGCAAGGAAGCGCTTGCCGTCGGCATGGTCAATGCGCTGCCGCTCGGCAAACACGGCGTGCGCATTCAAGGCGACTTGACTGTCGAAGGCGAAGCCGCCGAGCGCTCAGACATCAGCGCCAGCAAGCTAGCCGTGGGCGGCGATTACTTTCAGGCGATGGGCATTCCGTTGCTGAAAGGCCGATGGTTCGACGAGCGCGACACCGAAGACTCGCCCGGTGTGTTGATCGTCAGCGAATCATTGGCGCGCAGCCTGTGGCCCGACGCCGACGCGATTGGCAAGCGCCTCAACATCGGCTTTCGCGGCGAGACCTGGCGCGAAGTGATCGGCGTCGCCGGTGACGTGCGCCAGGACGAAGTCGGCGCACCGCCGGCGCAGGCAATCTATCAGCCCTTTCTACAAGTCGCCGACTCGCGCCGCTGGCAGCTCGGCGACATGACATTCGTGGCGCGCACGGTTGGCGAGGCGCCGAGCTTTAGTGCGACGCTACGCAGCGAGCTGCAAGCGGTTGACGCTGACCTGCCGCTCTACGACGTTGCCGCGATGCCTCAGGTGATCGCGCAGAAAGTCGCTGACCCGCGATTCTACACGCTGCTGCTCGGCAGCTTCTCGACGCTGGCGCTGCTGCTGGCGGCGGCGGGAATCTACGGCGTCATCTCTTACACGGTCAGCCAGCGCACGCATGAAATCGGCGTCCGCATGGCGCTGGGCGCGCAGATGCGTGATGTCGCGCGGCTGGTCGTCGTTCAAGGAATGAAGCTGGTGCTGGCAAGCTTGATCCTTGGCCTTGCCGGAGCATACGCCCTGACCCGCGTGCTTGAAAGCTTCCTCTATCAAGTCAGCGTCACCGACGCGGCGACGTTTGCGCTGGTCACGTTGTTAATCACGCTCGTGGCGCTGGCGGCCTGTTATCTGCCGGCACGCCGCGCGACGAAGATCGATCCGCTGTCGGCGCTACGCTACGAATAG
- a CDS encoding enoyl-CoA hydratase/isomerase family protein, protein MTTPAAPPVLHERQGAILLLTLNRPEKSNSLHPDLVRQLGDGLAAAAVDDSVNVVVITGAGRSFCAGLDLGLLVGWTMEEKLEYLGTVTKVFRAVWELPQPVIAAVNGPCIAGGFDLAAFCDLRLAAEEAIFGQAEINIGLTQIIHPLYKTIGLAQAKELAMTGQNISAMEAYRIGLVNHVYARAELLPQAMQLAALLAAKPRLALIETKRLTRELIDLDTASALAEIGRTFRRCLESDEHQQSVNAVYARIHGKK, encoded by the coding sequence ATGACGACACCCGCCGCGCCGCCGGTCTTGCACGAGCGCCAGGGCGCGATCCTGCTGCTGACGCTCAACCGCCCTGAAAAAAGCAACTCGCTGCATCCTGATCTGGTGCGCCAGCTTGGTGACGGGCTCGCGGCTGCCGCCGTTGACGACTCGGTGAACGTCGTCGTCATCACCGGCGCGGGCCGCAGCTTCTGCGCCGGCCTCGACCTCGGCCTGCTGGTCGGTTGGACGATGGAAGAAAAACTCGAATACCTCGGCACCGTCACAAAGGTCTTTCGCGCCGTCTGGGAATTGCCGCAGCCGGTGATTGCTGCGGTCAACGGGCCGTGCATCGCCGGTGGATTTGACCTCGCGGCTTTCTGCGATCTGCGGCTCGCCGCCGAAGAAGCCATCTTCGGACAAGCGGAGATTAACATTGGTCTGACGCAGATCATTCACCCGCTCTACAAGACCATCGGCCTGGCGCAAGCGAAAGAGCTGGCGATGACCGGTCAGAATATCTCGGCGATGGAAGCCTATCGCATCGGCCTGGTGAACCACGTTTACGCGCGGGCCGAGCTGCTGCCGCAAGCCATGCAGCTCGCGGCTTTACTTGCCGCCAAGCCGCGCCTGGCGCTGATCGAAACCAAGCGGCTAACACGCGAGCTGATCGATCTGGACACGGCCAGCGCGCTGGCAGAGATCGGGCGCACCTTTCGCCGCTGCCTTGAAAGCGACGAGCATCAGCAAAGCGTCAACGCGGTGTATGCGAGAATCCATGGGAAGAAGTAG
- a CDS encoding sigma 54-interacting transcriptional regulator: protein MKPEDLKLIELLQINEAAGTIYFKNRRMLIFDADAMGLLRRELIEGLGVPGARKILARFGYARGYRDALTSKELFDWETLEDWWRAGTRLHALEGITDSHPLLHEFNTDTGDFYAEGTWTTSYEAEQHLKHIGKSDTPVCWTLTGYASGYTTAVFGREVFYFETECVGRGDGQCHVVGKSLGGETNEAIDAAREHYQIEDFEQQLPRIVSERAEIQELMGELDRRASDLEAERARVAALESQVFYLQEAINQNYNIEEMVGVSPTFKQVMKDVERVAPTAATVLITGETGTGKELVARAIYARSPRRSRPLITVNCAALPAGLVESELFGHERGAFTGAVQRKLGRFELANHATIFLDEVGELPLDTQAKFLRVLQQGEFERVGGTQTIKVDVRVIAATNQPLARLVEEGKFRSDLYYRLNVFPINIPPLRERGDDLVLLVNYFAQKFRARFKKKITSISQEALERLQQYAWPGNVRELEHIIERAVLLAEGEVLQIDLPLGDERRSAAPATVRPVGLRLVTLDEMEREYIEQVLKHTGGMIAGRGGAAEILGLPASTLRSRMKKLGVK from the coding sequence ATGAAGCCTGAAGACCTGAAGCTCATCGAACTGTTGCAGATCAACGAAGCGGCGGGGACGATCTATTTCAAGAATCGTCGCATGCTGATCTTTGACGCGGATGCGATGGGGCTCTTGCGCCGCGAGCTGATCGAAGGGCTGGGGGTGCCGGGGGCGCGCAAGATTCTGGCGCGCTTCGGTTATGCGCGCGGCTACCGCGACGCTCTGACCTCGAAGGAGTTGTTCGACTGGGAGACTCTCGAAGACTGGTGGCGGGCCGGCACGCGCCTGCACGCGCTCGAAGGCATCACCGATTCTCACCCGCTGCTTCATGAATTCAACACCGACACCGGCGACTTCTACGCCGAAGGCACCTGGACAACCTCATATGAAGCGGAGCAGCACCTGAAGCACATCGGCAAGAGCGACACGCCGGTCTGCTGGACGCTCACAGGCTATGCCAGCGGTTATACGACCGCCGTGTTTGGCCGCGAGGTTTTCTATTTCGAGACCGAATGCGTCGGGCGCGGCGACGGGCAGTGTCACGTCGTCGGCAAATCGCTCGGCGGCGAAACCAACGAAGCCATTGACGCGGCGCGCGAGCATTACCAGATCGAAGACTTCGAGCAGCAACTGCCGCGCATCGTCAGCGAGCGCGCCGAGATTCAAGAGTTGATGGGCGAGCTCGACCGCCGTGCCAGCGATCTCGAAGCAGAGCGGGCGCGCGTCGCCGCCCTCGAATCGCAGGTCTTTTATCTGCAAGAGGCCATCAATCAGAACTACAACATCGAAGAGATGGTCGGCGTCAGCCCGACTTTCAAGCAGGTCATGAAAGATGTCGAGCGCGTTGCGCCGACCGCCGCGACGGTGCTGATTACGGGCGAGACCGGCACCGGCAAGGAACTGGTGGCCCGCGCCATTTACGCGCGCAGCCCGCGGCGGTCGCGCCCGCTGATTACTGTCAATTGCGCGGCGCTGCCCGCCGGGTTGGTCGAGTCGGAGCTGTTTGGCCACGAGCGCGGCGCGTTTACCGGCGCGGTGCAGCGCAAGCTCGGACGCTTTGAGCTGGCCAACCACGCGACCATCTTTCTCGACGAAGTCGGCGAGCTGCCGCTCGACACGCAGGCGAAGTTCTTGCGCGTCCTTCAGCAGGGCGAGTTCGAGCGCGTCGGCGGCACGCAAACCATCAAGGTGGATGTGCGTGTCATTGCCGCCACCAATCAACCGCTCGCCCGGCTGGTCGAAGAAGGCAAGTTCCGCTCGGACCTCTACTACCGGCTCAACGTCTTTCCGATCAACATCCCACCGTTGCGCGAGCGCGGCGACGACCTGGTGCTGCTGGTCAATTACTTCGCGCAGAAATTCCGCGCCCGCTTCAAGAAGAAGATCACCTCGATCAGCCAGGAAGCACTCGAACGCCTGCAACAGTATGCGTGGCCCGGCAACGTGCGCGAGCTGGAGCATATCATCGAGCGCGCCGTTTTGCTGGCCGAGGGCGAAGTTCTCCAGATCGATCTGCCGCTCGGCGATGAACGGCGCAGTGCTGCGCCGGCGACCGTGCGGCCCGTGGGGCTACGGCTAGTGACGCTCGATGAGATGGAGCGCGAATACATCGAGCAGGTCTTGAAACACACCGGCGGCATGATCGCAGGCCGTGGCGGCGCGGCGGAAATCCTCGGACTGCCGGCATCGACGCTGCGCAGCCGCATGAAGAAACTCGGCGTCAAGTAG
- a CDS encoding PadR family transcriptional regulator — translation MFDRELKKGSAELLILSLVEARPRHGYEISKLIEARSDGVLRFNVASLYPLLYRLEKRGWIEGRWVEKAGQRRRRYYKLTREGRKVLASQRTTWQSFVAAINRITEAENA, via the coding sequence ATGTTTGATCGTGAATTGAAGAAGGGCAGCGCCGAATTATTAATCCTCTCGCTGGTCGAGGCGCGGCCCCGGCACGGCTATGAGATCAGCAAGCTGATTGAGGCGCGCTCGGACGGCGTGCTGCGCTTCAACGTCGCGTCGCTCTACCCCCTGCTCTACCGCCTGGAGAAGCGCGGCTGGATCGAGGGCCGCTGGGTCGAGAAGGCCGGCCAGCGGCGGCGGCGCTATTACAAGCTGACCAGAGAGGGCCGCAAGGTGCTGGCCTCGCAGCGCACGACATGGCAATCCTTTGTCGCCGCCATCAACCGCATCACCGAGGCCGAGAATGCCTGA
- a CDS encoding ABC transporter permease, with translation MPDWRPEIRRRLAGLQLAPAREDAIVEELSQHLDDRYAELLAGGASSPEARRAAFAELSEGDLLRRGLRRLEPITSDEPLWATGRRRHMMSDLWQDLRYAARMLRKQPGFTLIAVLTLALGIGANTAVFSVVNTLLLRPLPFRDPNRLVWISSNRNAGSQTVSLRASDGNLSSVTTQVGHFLDWRSMNQSFEDMAAYFAFFDYGSYTLTGSGEPERLRGVGVSQNFLDLLGVTPARGRGFTDEECVWNGAGAAMLTHAFWERRFGADPRIVGSTLMLNNKPTTVVGVLPPSFDFSSAFTPASPIDILVPFPLSEETDQWGNTLAVIARLKPGVTIESAQAEMDTLTAGLIKAHPERNQNGAKLTSLQEQISGRFRSAFVVLLCAVGCVLLVTCTNLSNLLLARASSRRKEMAVRIALGADRSRLVRQMLTESLLLAGCGAALGLPLAFLATRMLAATSAINIPLLRSVQIDATALAFTLLAAIATGLLFGLVPALQISRLDVHENLKDASRGSSEGGRGGWIRNTLVVTEVALACMLMVGAGLLIRSFLRLLDVDPGFRPEHAASWRIEMGPQYETPAQQNAFYEAVVRKVEAIPGIESVGLTDALPLGRNRSWGVRAKGETYTPETYPNAYPRIIDPGYIRTMKIPLRAGREFTARDTADSQKVLIINETMAAQLWPGRNAVGQIALLGRQEWQVVGVVGNVRHSNLEQEASMEMYLPVTQAGAGSMDMVVRATLPLPSLAPSVRAALASVDADLPTGDFQPLEQIVERAVAPRRFITLLLGGFSGLALVLASLGIYGVISYSVNQRTNEIGIRMALGAQAVSVLKLIIGQGIRLTVIGLVIGLATSFAITRVMAALLFDVKATDPLTFAGIALLLGGVALVACYLPARRATKIDPLTALRYE, from the coding sequence ATGCCTGATTGGCGACCAGAGATCAGGCGGCGGCTGGCCGGCTTGCAGCTCGCGCCAGCGCGCGAAGACGCGATTGTCGAGGAGCTGTCGCAGCATCTCGACGACCGCTACGCCGAGTTGTTGGCGGGCGGCGCAAGCTCCCCTGAGGCGCGGCGCGCTGCCTTCGCCGAGTTGAGCGAAGGTGATTTGCTCAGGCGGGGACTGCGGCGGCTTGAACCCATAACATCGGATGAGCCGCTGTGGGCGACAGGAAGGAGAAGGCATATGATGAGCGATCTATGGCAGGACTTGCGTTATGCCGCGCGCATGCTGCGCAAGCAGCCCGGCTTTACGCTGATTGCGGTGCTGACATTGGCGCTCGGCATCGGCGCCAACACCGCCGTCTTTTCGGTCGTCAACACGTTGCTCTTGCGCCCGCTGCCGTTTCGCGATCCCAACCGCCTGGTCTGGATTTCGAGCAACCGCAACGCCGGCTCGCAGACGGTGAGCTTAAGGGCGTCGGATGGCAATTTGTCGAGCGTCACCACACAGGTCGGCCACTTCCTCGACTGGCGCAGCATGAACCAGTCCTTTGAAGACATGGCCGCTTATTTCGCCTTCTTCGATTATGGCAGCTACACGCTGACGGGCAGCGGTGAGCCGGAACGATTGCGCGGCGTCGGCGTGTCGCAGAACTTCCTCGACCTGCTTGGCGTCACGCCGGCGCGGGGCCGCGGCTTCACCGACGAAGAGTGCGTCTGGAACGGCGCGGGGGCGGCCATGCTGACCCATGCGTTCTGGGAACGCCGCTTCGGCGCCGACCCGCGCATTGTCGGCAGCACCCTCATGCTCAATAACAAACCGACGACCGTGGTCGGCGTACTGCCGCCGTCATTCGACTTCTCGTCGGCCTTCACCCCGGCTTCGCCAATCGATATTCTGGTTCCTTTTCCGCTGTCTGAAGAGACGGACCAGTGGGGCAATACCCTGGCGGTGATCGCCCGCTTAAAGCCGGGCGTGACGATTGAAAGCGCCCAGGCGGAGATGGACACGCTCACCGCAGGGTTAATAAAGGCGCACCCGGAACGCAACCAAAATGGCGCCAAGCTGACCAGCCTTCAGGAACAGATCAGCGGGCGGTTTCGCTCCGCCTTCGTGGTGCTGTTGTGCGCCGTCGGCTGTGTGCTGCTGGTCACCTGCACCAACCTTTCGAATCTGCTTCTGGCGCGCGCTTCATCGCGGCGCAAAGAGATGGCTGTGCGTATCGCGCTCGGCGCGGACCGCTCGCGTCTGGTCCGCCAGATGTTGACCGAAAGCCTCTTGCTCGCAGGCTGCGGCGCGGCGCTCGGCCTGCCGCTGGCTTTCCTGGCGACGCGAATGCTGGCGGCCACTAGCGCCATCAACATTCCCTTGCTGCGATCCGTGCAGATCGATGCGACGGCGCTCGCCTTTACGCTGCTTGCGGCCATCGCCACCGGCTTGCTCTTCGGGCTGGTGCCGGCGCTACAGATCTCTCGTCTCGACGTGCATGAGAATCTCAAGGACGCCAGCCGCGGATCGAGCGAAGGCGGGCGCGGCGGGTGGATTCGCAACACGCTGGTGGTCACTGAAGTTGCCCTGGCATGTATGCTGATGGTCGGCGCGGGACTGTTGATTCGCAGCTTCTTGCGCCTGCTCGACGTCGATCCAGGCTTTCGCCCCGAGCACGCGGCGAGCTGGCGAATTGAAATGGGGCCGCAATACGAAACGCCGGCGCAACAGAACGCTTTTTATGAAGCCGTTGTCCGCAAGGTCGAAGCGATCCCCGGCATCGAATCGGTCGGCTTGACCGACGCCCTGCCGCTTGGTCGCAATCGCAGTTGGGGCGTGCGCGCAAAAGGCGAGACCTACACGCCGGAGACGTACCCGAACGCTTATCCACGCATCATCGATCCCGGCTACATTCGGACGATGAAAATCCCGCTGCGCGCCGGTCGCGAGTTTACGGCGCGCGACACCGCCGACAGCCAGAAGGTCTTAATCATCAACGAGACCATGGCGGCACAGTTGTGGCCGGGTCGCAATGCGGTCGGCCAGATTGCCCTGCTTGGGCGGCAGGAGTGGCAGGTGGTCGGCGTCGTCGGCAACGTGCGGCACAGCAACCTGGAGCAGGAGGCCAGCATGGAGATGTACCTGCCGGTCACACAGGCGGGCGCCGGCTCGATGGACATGGTGGTAAGAGCGACACTGCCTCTGCCGTCGCTTGCGCCGAGCGTGCGAGCCGCCCTCGCGAGCGTCGATGCGGACCTACCGACCGGCGACTTTCAACCGCTTGAACAGATTGTCGAGCGCGCCGTTGCGCCCAGACGCTTCATCACCCTCCTGCTGGGCGGCTTCTCCGGACTGGCCCTGGTTCTCGCTTCCTTAGGAATCTATGGCGTCATCTCCTATTCGGTAAATCAGCGCACGAATGAGATCGGTATTCGCATGGCGCTTGGCGCGCAAGCCGTATCGGTTCTGAAACTGATCATCGGGCAGGGCATCCGGCTAACCGTGATTGGGCTGGTGATTGGCCTCGCCACGTCCTTTGCGATTACCCGTGTCATGGCGGCGTTACTGTTCGACGTGAAGGCAACCGACCCTTTGACGTTCGCCGGCATCGCCTTGCTGCTTGGCGGCGTGGCGCTCGTGGCCTGCTACCTGCCGGCGCGCCGCGCGACGAAGATCGATCCGCTGACGGCGTTGCGTTACGAATAG